The DNA window AGACATTCCAAAAACCCATTCTTTAATCCTTCATCTTCTTTTCGTGCTGCACATTGCTCTCATCTACAATTTGCCAGCAGGTGCTTTCCCTTTCCTGTACAGGCCCCTCACCTGCATGTCTGCGTGTCTGTTGACAGGAAAATTTGCATCTTTCAAGGTGCAAGGGGGTGTAATAATAAAGTCAACGAGCTGGTTATAAGACTACtgtttatagttttttcttagtccactcatatagtagttagctctttattattaatgtagaatccacatgtcactctcacagagtttcttgATTCTTGCGTCCGAGCTGACTATAAGCTTACAGTCTGCTTTCACTCTATCATATCccatctctcctccacataagtatttagccagcttatagcttactattatacttgctcttagatgaagctaaactttttagcaccatgtcacatcgaatgtttgacactaatttgatgtattaaacatatactgataaaaaaaccaatttcataaataagtgctaatccacgagatgattttttaagcctaattaatctataattagagcatgtttactatagcatcacatatgctaatcatagattaattaggctcaatagattcgtctcgtaaattagttgatgagttttattaacaacttatgtttattatttataataaatatctaaatattcgattGAACAGGGGCTAAATCAACGAATAGGATTGGTTATGTCTGTGTTGGAATAGCTGAGAAAGTGAGACTGATGGAGGAACAGTTGGGTGACTAGGGGACAAAGGCTGGTCTACTGTCAGACTCTGGATGCTTCAAGGAAGGCCTGCTCTCATGCTTCATGTTGTTTGTACTTTGTACTCTGCTCATATTTCTTCATTCTTTTCTCCTTAACTAACTGGCACCCAAGTATATTATGCACTGCATTTGTGCGATTTAGGAGGTGACATTTCACAATGTACAATGTAATGTTTCGAGTGCCATGTAATTGTAGCTACAAGTagtaaggtggtgtttagattaagaaatttttggaagaagtgtcacgtcaaatttttggaaggggtttttggatacaaataaaaaaacgaatctcacggctagcctagaaatcgcgagacgaatcttttaagcctaattaatccatcattagcaaatgttggttactgtagcacttatgactaatcatgagctaattaggctcaaaagattcgtcttaagatttctttcatatgcaattagttttttggtttatctatgtttaatgctttatttaagtgtccaaaaatttgatgtgatgtttttagaaaaaaatttgggaactacaGCCTAAATCCATGGTCTGTGGTAGCAGTTGTAACTGCATGTGTTCGCTTTGGCCGGCTGGAGAGTAGGGGGAACAGTGGAGAGAGGAGTGGGGTGGAAGGCAGCGTTTGTAAATGACATTGTTCATTAGTCAAATTAGCGCACGTAAAGCGAAGAAagttattagcacatgattaattgagtattagcttttacaaactttagaaataaattaatttgattttttaaacaactttcatataatattttttttaaaaaaaaggaaaagtgtCGCCTTGGTCGGATTCGAACGCTGCCGAAGGCCGTCGGTGAAAGAAATGATTCGGATGCTTTGTCCACTGCTCTACTGTACTACTCCTAGGGTAGAGTAGAGTAGTAGAGAGAATGGATagctcttcctttttcttcctttcgcttttgcttttgcAGAGAGGATACTGAGGAGAGCTCATCAGTCAGAGCTTTGTTTGGTCAGATCCACCATGAGAAATCCACGGGACAACCCGACTCGATTACTCCATTGCCCGTCAGAAGCACCAACTCTCAGCCCTGCCATTGATCGTTCATTCCTCGCTCCCTCACAGATTTTGCGATCATGCATGCTTTGCATTCCTACGGATTTTGCAGATCAAGCATTCAGGCTAGTGTTGTGCTCGTGCGAATGCCATTTGATCATCAACAGTATGATCCAGGCCATTGACTATGATTCACTCAATCACACTCTCTCTCCGTGTGTGTTCTTTCCCTCCTCTTCCATACTTTgtcaagtttttcttttcagagaAAGCAAAACGCAAAATGCGATAGAAGCTTTGagctgtttttcttttgctgctgAAGTGCTGATCGATCAATGCCTTTAAATGACTTTCTAAGACCATAAATTTGCATGCACTATATGTGTACCGCCGCTCTGTAAGGGTCACGACCTTTGATTGTCTATGTACATGGCAACCATGCATCACaaactgcattttttttagatttcgcGCCAGCTTTTCACTTGCATTTAGaacatccccaacagctcatctatcttaCCATACATCCTAGAAACAGAGAATAAAGAGTAAAAATTAAGCTCCAACAGAATATCCATCTCAAAAACTCTgtatttggatgttctctctccatcctcagAATGTCATGTACAGATGATCTgctgaagtaaaaaaaatacgaaggatgaaactattttagatgatcatccaaatgaagatatggatgaccaaatttagatgagctgttggagatgctcttatgcttataagctaaaatttaaattttaaaacttagatTTAGAGCtgttttattatagtttatttccCGTCTTTGCTTATAGGTCactaaaataacatatacacaaattttaccccgtgaatattttttaattgttaataaatgGTTTTGCTTGTACTTAATTTCAACGAGTTAACTATGTTATTCACAAACGACATATACTATTCTCATATATCACCCATTACTCGCAAGGTGCTAAGTAGTAAGCACAGAGTATGTCTCAAAGGTTGCCAACGTATTAAAACTAGGAGTTTCTTCGAATCACGTGAATTTTACTTACTTTTAAAATAGGAAACAATTTAATTTCTCGAACTTTTCTTTAAAAGTAATCCGAAGAGGATCTAGTTAAACTAGGTTCGATCTCCATTACACCCACAGGGCTAGGGAATAAAATGTTGGAAGGTTGGACACACTCAGACACTTGGAGCACAGAAATCGATGGAAGTGAGGGCGTGTATATGCTAGGTATCATTACGTTGTTACCACTCCTATCTCCTTTCTACTCTAGTATTCATGTGCTGCCAAAGGAGACTTGCAAGTTTTTTCCCTATCAGAAGTTAGgatgattgtttttttaaaaaaaatggaaaatatcCTGGTCTTTGCTTCAAAGAAGTTATAGGTCAATTACTCCCTTCCAGTTTTTTTGTCTGAATTAATCAAcgttatatatttgcacataAAGAagctatttataaaatttgtatattcaATGGCTGCAAATTACGATTCATTGCTTGATGGATAACgagaaaactaaacaataagCTTAAATACAGAGATACACAATTATTGGTTGGCTAAAATCTAGAAGTTGCATATAGTCATTTTCCTCAAACATGGAAATAGAATCTCTAAAACCAACACCCAATCCCTCCCAATTGGATCTCGCGCACATCACCGTTATAACTAACATCAACCCGAAATAGAATGTATTGTCAGATATTAACTAAACTATAAATTAGCCACTCGTCTAGATTGTGCCCTCGCCGCCATATGGACGTTGATTCGGTGGCGCATTTGACAATCAAGCCTGAAAATGATAAAGACCTTGAACGGAAGGACAACGACAACCTGTACCATTCTTTGAATGAGATGGCTTCACCGGTTCTCTACTCCAGCAGCAGCGAGGACTAGGTTTGGAACAACGGATATAAGAGGTCGAAAGAGGATGAGGAAACCTAGGAGCAACCCCATCCAAAGCAAACGCCATATCCAACAACCACCTACATCGGCACCACATATAGGAGCATATCCACCACCATTTCCGCATATTACCTCACGATTGAGGCCTCGTTGTCAATGAGGTTGCACACCGATTATGGCCTGATCACACCCTCATGTTGTAGAAGTGTAAAGCTAGAGATTAGAGTTGTGAATAAGAAGTCATGCCACCCCTACATGCAGCCCCGAAGGTCGTGGCTGTAGAGGTGAGAGTTGGCTGGCATTGCTCGCAGTCTGAGCAAGGAAAATCGAGGAGCCGTTTCATCCATATAGGTATTCCCTTCGTTTTTTTACATTTGACACCATTAACTTTTGAACATCCGTTTGACCgctcattttattcaaaatatttatgtaattattatttattttgttataatttattttatcatcaagtaaaatttaagtatgacacatattttttgaacatttaaaaatttattgaataagacgaatgaccaaatacgtatataaatgttAGTATTATCAGACACACACCAAATTGGGACGGGTGCATGTAGAATGTTTGTTATTAACGATAAAACTTCAGTGTTATAGGTATTAGGTAGTATTAGGTGTTATCCCATTTGGTTGAGAGATGAGTTAGAACCTTTATACTCTATtacttcaaaataaaaacttgTATACTCTACACCCTTTAAATACAAGAGTCAGATGGCAACTGCAATTCAGGCGAGATGGCATGTGTGCGTTTACTCATCTAAATCCAACTTGCGCGATGCTGTCTTCGTATATCAGTAGCCCAAATACCTTGAATTTATCGAGAGTAAATTTAGGCTGGATTTTTTGAATAGATGaagattttcttattttgatataggtatctaatgatataaatgatacaaTTATCTactataaatcaaaattctattttagaaaggtGGGAGAATAAACCATTTGAGAATAAACCatctatcaaatatatatgtatttgacAAAAATCATACTATTTGAGAAGCGTGTGTGTAAAAATCGAGTACAACGTGACACCTCTCAGGAAATGGATAGGCATATATTGCTCAGGTTTACTTGCTGCTGAACTATATTAGCGTCGGCCCAGCTACAAAATAGTTGAAGAGGGCGCTCCAGTTTTGGCAGGTGAAGTCATCTGGGGCAGGAAGGTTATGAGAGGCAAGTCCTATGCATAGAAGAAGAATTGGGCTCACCCAACTATCAAAATTAGGCCTTCATCATTAGTGAAGTTAATTAAATGCACAACCACTCCGAATCTACGATCCTCACTGTCTTGTTGCCGCTAGTCAAACTAGTAATGGACCACTCCACCTACACCGTCCATTTCCATTAAAAACCGTACACTACCTGGACATTAATACTTTCGGACAAACTAATTTCAAAACAGATGTTTCTCACATGACAGTATCACACATTGCTGACTGAAACTAATTTCCTTATTCGTTGCACAATCAGACAAGGCCGACCTCATAATCTTCAATCCTAGGTTTGTCAAATGCACATAAGTCTATCCCCCTGCCGACCAGTTCATGTGTTAATCTACTGAAATTCACCAGAAGCAGATGGCGCCTTTTCTCTCTGAATCTTGATTGGAGAAAATATCTCTGGAGCTGTGCTACTACGCAGCTACCATCCAATGGTTTCAGTGTCTCACAACGTGTCAAACAAGCTGCAGTGATAATAATTTAACACACAAAAAGAACAGCTCATACTCCAACACCTGAATTATGTTAACTAAACACTCCAGTACAGCATTACAAAGCGAAGGGGGTAAGTCACAATACAAAACACACATAATCATGACGAAATAGGCGGCCACATGGTCTGTGAGCTGTGATCAGTTTGTGTGACAGCAAAAGATTCTGCTTAGCTGAGAGCCTGAGACGCACCACCTTCAAAAATTACCTGATACAAACACAAAAGCTACCAACCCACTATGCAGTTGGCACAAACATTcctctagctagctgctgTTTTCTCCAGCCAAACAAGAAAACCAGAAGCTTgacacattttgtttttcctagGTCCCCAAGCATTTTGTTTGATCCATAATCCATTTCAGCTGGCATATCTGGCTGGACCTGCCCTTCAGTTAAAAGGCTACCAAAGATGCCACTCACATGTGTGCAGGGCTAGCTAATTACCCTAGACACATGCTTGTAAAACCAGCAAACGCTACTGATTTACTACTACAGGTTGCTAGATCTGCCAAACACTACATATCACCCCAATCACCGTACAGCTATAAAAAGGACCTTTCTGAGAATGTGGGCACATAATTTGAATTGGGAACCGCATTCCACCGATACAAGACAATCTACAAGCAACAGCTAATTCTTCATGCTGCTAAGATGATGTTCAGCATGAATTTcaacatgcaaaaaaaaaaaaaaggcagctCATGCCCCCCGAAAAAAATCAGAACATCGTCCAGTTCTCATTGTATAGATTGTACTTGTGCTGTATTGATACTCTCCGCTTTTATGACAAACATTTTGTTCGAGCTACAACCAAATTCAGTGAATTTTCCCCCTTCATGGTTCAGTACTTAAGTGAGGTGGGAACATGATGGACAATAAGAAACGGAAAAGAATTTCGTAACATATTACcactaattttatatagataaaagGCATTTTTTCCTTGAAGATATCCAAAGCCCCAATATACCTCGATAAACTACAATGTTCCTGATTAGCTTGACAAAAACAGCCAACCAAAATTAAaccaagacaaaaaaaagagcaaactTCTTCATTTTGTCAACAGATATTTCTTAAACCCCTCGATGAACTCATCATCTAACATCTGGCTATACTAGCATAGTTAGACCTTATTATTCTGCTTTACAAAGTGAAACACGATCTATAGAACTCGGGCCAGCAGAAACTAAAAGGACATCTTATTAGTGGCAAACAATGACACCAATGAGTATTATGCATGTTAAGAGTTCCATTATTACTTTAGAGTTTGGACACAGTATCTGACCTACAAGAAGATATACAGCTAGGACTGCAGATGTTTCGAATAATATAATGGAATGTTGTCACTGCATACAAACTGCATGTTAAAATAAGTCAAACAAGTAAACATGTACAATTTTGCATCTCTTATAATGTCTCTAAAAATGATCAGCCAAAACACATACAAAATGAAATTGAACATATGCTCAAATGAATTTCACCGGAGTAGCACCATGTGATGCACAATAGAATCCCTCACCTTTATTGCCAAGCCCAAATCCTTTTGAATACAGCAATCCAAAAAATAAGGGATCCCAAATCTGACACAACCATTTCTTCCCCATTGCTTGCTTGGAGATGAAAAGAGCTCCCCACTATGAACATCAACCAGGGCCATTGCAGAACAAATAACCTTCccaacaaaacaattaaaagaGTATGTTTGAGCCTGCATGAGCTTGAGGCTATGCCAACCAAGCAATTCGCGATGCACTCATTGATATGGAACATTTGTTGCATCCGCTACTGACCGAACGGCAACTCCATGCATCTAGGCATCACTAGTGAGCCTTGTTGCCTGAATTCTGCTGAAATGTCAAGAAAACAGCTATGCAACATACTCACTCTCAATCACCGGTTGTGTTCTTGTCCCCAATGCCACAGGCGCTTGTGACCTCCCGACCTGTGCCATACGCAATGTCTCCCCGGCCTCGGCATTCCGTTCCATCACCTCCAATTTCCTATCTCTTTTGTACCTCGCCAAGCACACCACAAGCAACGCCGACAGCACCAATGCTATCACTCCCCCAACAACGCCGACGGCAATCTTCCACCCCTTCGAGCTGCCCTTAGAATGAACTCCTTGAGTCGGTATGGGAGGGGTAATGGTGCCTGGAGGCAGTGGACCAGGAGCAATCTCGCTGGAGTTCACCACTATTGCGAAATGCCCCTGGCGAAATGTCGAACACACATTGCTTGCCTCTAAGTCCCGGAACTGTGGCACACCATCCAAATCAAACCACACGCACCGGGGAGCTGGCCCGTCTGCCGGCACTGATCTGACATTGCTGAAACTTATAGAAATCGGGCTCCCGGAGGCGACAATACTGAGCTCCTGCAATCCCACCGCCGACAAGTTGGCCGCGTCGTAGACCAGCAACCCGAGCACCGGCGAGAGGTACGTGTACCCGGGGAGCGGGTAGTAGTAGTGAGACCAATTGCCAAGATTGTGGTAGACGAGCACCACCCTCTCGACATACGGCTGCACGACGATGCCGGTGGGGACGGCGAACTCCAAGAAGTGAGCGAACCCTTTCCTCCGTAGGCTGCCGCTGCGCAGGCGGACGGCCGAGACGGCGACGCCGGTGAGGTTGGGCGGCACGGTGGCGCTGTAGACAATGCCGGTGTGCGGGCGCACGAAGGCCCGGTACGCATAGTCCTGCAGCATTGCGTCCAGggccctcgccggcgacgtggccgcctgcgccgccacGCCAGAAGAGGCTAGATACAGCAGCTGCAGGATGCAGAGGCAGGCCAAGAAATCCATGGGAGTGGAGCAGCAACCGGGAGCTGGACAAGAAGAAGAGTCGATCATGACGATCCCCTCCTCATGATCTACGACCGCGGATGACGCGCGTACCACCGGCCGGAATCCGCAGGTCTTAACTGGGAGTAGCAAGGACGAGATTTGGGGCAGGAAATGGCGGGACCATGAGCACGGACGCGCATTGGCGGCGAGCTAGCTCCAAAGAAGCAGGCTTTAAGAGATAGAGAGATAGGAGAAGGAGCAACAATGGCGATGGAAACTAGGAGAACACAGGACGGACTGAGTCCAAGATGATATGGTAaagaaggaagggaggaagaggaagacgaAAACAAGAATCGGAATTGGGAGGGAGCAAATCAATAAATGTTGGGAGAAAATCTCTCAGTAATCAAGAATTTGGGGAGGGATTAACGATTACTGGAGACGAGACAGGAGGGAGGGGTTCGGGGGATTTGATGGCAGCGGTCAGAGTGGGGATGTGACGAGGTCTTCGATGTAATTCTTGATTTTTAAGAGGGGCTCATATGCAAATATTTACGTTTTCTGAGTAAAAGACGCTGGAATACAGTTGGCACACCGCCGGAATTTACTGCTGTGCCCTTTGGACGCCTCAGAATCGTGAGTCTCCCTCGTTGTCTCTTCTCGCTGAGCGGTGGGGTCCAGGTTGTCAGGGGATGAGAGATTATGCTTTTTGCCTCTATTCTTCcgtgacaaaatttaaatttttaatcttaaatttatagtatattttagaataacatCTTATTTTACagtcttatcttttatattagtaataacatatatgaaaagcatattcaaaaattatttttatttataaatatgtcactCACTCGTTTAGTGTTCGAGATACGTATGAAATGGTTAGCATTTTTATAatatctaattaattatataaattaataataataaattttataatgactatgtaatgatataaataaaaatttaacaaatataaataaaaacattgatctagagaaaaatattaaaaatgtaacGGTTAAGAGTTTAAAAGACATGATTCAACGGATATATCCCTTTTCCTAATGTTTGGATTCTTTTGAGGGGCTCTCGTGCAACTCAAGCTTCTCTCTTCTACTCCTACCCTATATTTCTTGGAACGCGATCATCTGACTTAAAGTCAGAGGACCCGTTCACTAACATATACACTGTGGGGTCCATATGTCATCCCCTCAATGTCTCTCTGACTTTAAGTCAGAGGAAGCTCTTCCATGTTTCTTCATGTACAGCTCTAAGCTCCCGTCATTTTGCTATTTGGAATGATattcttaaaaagaaaaagataatacatagataaaacttttatataaacaaataagccatgattaaaaatcaaatttaaaattaagttttaaaatttaatttttttcctataaacaATTACAACGACGAAACCATAAGAGCGCTACTACTATAGGTCAGAGAGGAGACTGAGATGTAGGCCCAGCATGGAGTACGTTCAGCAAAACCTACCTGTCTTTGCTTTGTTGCCGATGTAAAACAACGTCTGGCGCTGGTTTGTGGGCCCACCGACCAGTCGGCAACAATCTCTTTCCCAACGTCTACTGTCGAGGGTCTTTTGCAAAATACATGTGCTTCCAACCATATGTGGCAACAAGCTAGCTCCATCTCCTTCTTCTTGTGCCATCCATCGCTAGCTGGTTGTATGCCACCATGGCCACACCATCAGCACTCTTGGAAATGATCTATTTGATTGCCATTGCTCTTCTTTGCAACTTAATTTCAGATTGGTATTTGCTCAGGAGCGAAGCTAGTTCAAGCTGTCAAGCATGCACAATGTTATGTACTCCTCCATTATCAATGTATACTATCATGCTGAGATGATGTCTTAACCATGACGCAATCAGCCTTTTGTCATCATCTCTTCCTTTCATCTTGCTCATGTCTATGgttttcctctcctttttcagtgctaataaataaataaataagtattGTTCACTTGGTATTCAAGGGATCTATCAAAAGGGACTGCACTACAAGGTGACACTAGCAAATGGAACATGCGCATATGGACGCATAGCTATGATTGGGATCATTTTTGAACCATATTCCATAGTTCATTTGGCCTGAAAGAATGAGTAATCATGCACTCATCACTCACTAAAAAGGTTTAACGCACTCACACAGTAGCTGTATGTGCTAAATGTTCAtatccattaattaattgtatctgtgtatgttttttttaccggTTTTCCTAATAAAGCAGGAACATTATGTCCTCTTTCTCGAGGTTGACATCACGAAAAAAATCACACTGATAAAACGCTGCAACCCACAGACTAATTGAAACACTGGTAACCCCTACAACTTAAAAGCTAAAGACACATCACCGATACAAGTGGCGGAACTAGCAAAGCGATCAAACCCGAGGAATTAGTAATGATTTTCAttgataaactaattttaatttttaaaacatcaaCAATGTTTGTAGCGGAGGTGATAGTGGCGGAGCCTAGGAGGCCATCCAACTTGCTCGGGAATTGGATTCGCCCGCTAAccaatacaataaaaatagttatagcTGAAAGCATGAAGAAGTAGCTTGCAAAGGCGAGGTCCACCGTCGTAAACTTTTCATGTCAAATCCACAACTCAAAGATGCTATTGCAGATGTCTAACCATCTAGAAGGTCGCTCTCTAAGAGCAATAAGCTACAAACAGCATCCCAGATTGATTCACATGTACTCAAGATCACTCTAGCCTTCATTATTGCAAGATTTAGCCCCAACCCACTTTTTATTCTCACAGGGAATCACTCAAGAAGGTCAAGAGCAAATATGTGAGAGGTTCAAAGTACTTAACTAGGAGAACCAAGGAAGGGTTGAAAAACAAATTGGAATCGTCAAAAAGCAACACCCGAGGTAGATCGAGGGGTGAATAACCCCACACCCTTCGTTAGCTGGCCGTTAGTCACAACCCGATCACCGGAGGTTCCGACCTCTCTGGGCTGGAATTTCCAGACAACACTTAGCACTTGACAAACTTTGGTAGACCGGAACTTTCAGCCCTAGAGAGAACAACAACCCCAAAACCAGTGCAATTGCATCACTCTTTCTAAGAATGATCTTTGAGCAAATGTCAACTTTTGGTTTACTGTTTACAACcttttttaatagtttgacTTTGTTAAGACTCAAATACAAAAGACAGAGAAAATTTATACAAGCTTTAGTCTTTTTGCCAcctttctttaatttattctaaGGGGTTTGTCATACCAGTATACCTGGAACTAATCTCTTCACTTATCTCACACAAATTATTAGTTCCTCCACCATTTTGTTATTAATCAACCAAAACGTACTTAGGGGTATAATGCTCTTTCAATAGCAGAACTTATTGCACTTGTACCACTAAACAGTAAAAAAGTTCAGtctaagtgaaaaaaaatgatgaaagaGTTCATAGATTAATTCTAGAAATTAAGTTCTAAGATTCAAAAACAGCTAAGACTTACAAGCTGTAGTTAAAAAGGCTAAATCATGTTTCAAATGACACAGGTAAAAGTCATAAAACTTATCTGCTTGGAGGGGCCCTGGTGCTAATTTGTCTGAAAAGCTTTAACTACGGTAATTACAGTAGTAGTAAACTAAAGTCAGGCAGTCCCCCCTGTACTGGTTTGTGGAGAATCTGCAAAAAGACTCTTACTGCAGACTTTAGTTTATCCTCTAGTACCATGCATGTGTAGTATGTAATGCATCATATTTTCGGGCGATAAGGAGAAATGTCTTTGAAGCGCCCTTAGAAAACACAAGTCAATGACATTGATGAAATCCAATTATTGCAATCAATTACTAATCATAAACATCAACAATGCTCTTGATAATTACAGTTGAGTACAGGAGCTGGTCCTACTTTGCCGCCCGTGCTGAATTATTCATGCaattaactaactaactaatGATCGGATCACGATGTCTATATGAGGATTACaactaactaaaatttatctatGAAATGGAGACACTGAATTTGGCAGATGCAATATTCAGGTGCACtgggtttttcttttgtaaccATTCAGACATTAGAAGAGTAAAACTTCcaaccgacgacgacgcatgTGTACATTCGGCAGTACTGATCCTGAACGTGTAGGAGGAGAATTGATAGTGGTGTGTTATTGCACTCATCAATGTAAAATACATTGATCCCCAATGTGTGGACTTGTGGGTGCAATCTatagctactagctagctagcaagagCAGGGTGATCGATCACAATTTATCATATTCTTGGCCAGACTCAAACATACATGCTGGCAAGGACCATCATATGCCTCTTGTTCTTTGTGAGAGtcataaatatgtatacaaGCTAGCCACCAAAACAGTGAGAGGAGTTTCAACCATATCTTTTCAGttctacttatgtttataagtcaaaagttaaatttttagccttaaatttggagttaatttttgagtttttaccgtattttatttcttaatgttgacttttagatcgctaaggatacatatataaaaattttattaaatatgtcgtttgattttttcccaCGAAATGACCAAACAATCAACTCTTTATcttaaaagttgttttttccTAACCTCTGACTAAGATGGAAGTACGCTAAACACAGCACAAATGGGCCTTTTGATGGTAATCATAGTGAAGGAACTAGTTAAGACAAACTGTTGAATCCTTTTGTGTACGCAGTGAAACTGGAATAAACATTTTCAATGATAATGGCTGAGTCCATCGACtccttgatttttaaaataaagaaaatgactGTAGACCTACATGTCAACCGCCTCTACTAAGTCCCTATTTGGTTCATGTGACTAATCCATTAGTCCCTCCATTTTAGTCTCGTTTAGTCCCTAAAAACCCAAACAGGAGGACTAAGAGGaactaaaattgtattagACTATTAGTCTCTTCCAAAGGTACTTATTAGGACTAAAACTTTCTTTCACATTTGCCCTCTGACCAAAATTTCTATGTATAATGcatttttagtctcttttagtccctcTAACCAACTAGTAGGGACTAAAGATTTTAGTCCAgggactaatttttagtcctaggactaaagaaccaaacaccacctcagTCTATTTTTTTGTGAATACTCACAATCTCATGATACTAACAAATACATTGAGTAATTAAgagataataaataaaaaaattaataatatgctaatgatattttaacaaaaaactCGTTGTAATGCATGGGTAATATGCTAGTACGTGTAAAAATGTATATGGCCTTTAGTCCTATATTCTCCTTTTGGCCCAATAATTGCATAATTGCATTTGGAAATATGGATTGCAGCCATCAGCAATGCCAGCACAGCAGCAATCAATTGGTCTTTGTATGTTCTTGTAAACAGAACAAGCGGATCATGCTACTTGATATGATAACCAACAGGAAATT is part of the Oryza brachyantha chromosome 11, ObraRS2, whole genome shotgun sequence genome and encodes:
- the LOC102702048 gene encoding uncharacterized protein LOC102702048 — protein: MIDSSSCPAPGCCSTPMDFLACLCILQLLYLASSGVAAQAATSPARALDAMLQDYAYRAFVRPHTGIVYSATVPPNLTGVAVSAVRLRSGSLRRKGFAHFLEFAVPTGIVVQPYVERVVLVYHNLGNWSHYYYPLPGYTYLSPVLGLLVYDAANLSAVGLQELSIVASGSPISISFSNVRSVPADGPAPRCVWFDLDGVPQFRDLEASNVCSTFRQGHFAIVVNSSEIAPGPLPPGTITPPIPTQGVHSKGSSKGWKIAVGVVGGVIALVLSALLVVCLARYKRDRKLEVMERNAEAGETLRMAQVGRSQAPVALGTRTQPVIESEYVA